One Vitis riparia cultivar Riparia Gloire de Montpellier isolate 1030 chromosome 4, EGFV_Vit.rip_1.0, whole genome shotgun sequence genomic window carries:
- the LOC117912799 gene encoding homeobox protein knotted-1-like 3 isoform X1, with protein MAFHNQLSQEMALQHFTEQHLRENASVLRTILPDHLAQSSPEGAGKAPENQQQPVQLGTGPTWLNHAIQLRQQSQYSDNNFLNFLQRNTNDVVAAGDEVSNDSIIATAMSHESADLANNNSNNSNVKVNNSGNGAEIAESGDGAVNWQNARQKAEILAHPLYEQLLSAHVACLRIATPVDQLPRIDAQLAQSQHVVSKYSALGHGNSQMLGDEKELDQFMTHYVLLLCSFKEQLQQHVRVHAMEAVMACWEIEQSLQSLTGVSPGEGTGATMSDDEEDQIDSDANLFDGSLEGADSMGFGPLVPTESERSLMERVRQELKHELKQGYKEKIVDIREEILRKRRAGKLPGDTTSVLKSWWQSHSKWPYPTEEDKAKLVQETGLQLKQINNWFINQRKRNWHSNPSTSTVLKSKRKSNAGENSGGDRFM; from the exons ATGGCGTTTCACAACCAGCTCTCACAAGAAATGGCACTACAGCATTTCACGGAACAACATTTGAGGGAAAACGCATCGGTTTTACGAACTATACTGCCGGACCATCTCGCACAGTCGTCCCCGGAGGGTGCCGGAAAGGCACCCGAGAATCAGCAGCAGCCGGTGCAGCTCGGAACTGGACCGACGTGGCTGAACCACGCGATTCAGCTCCGGCAACAGAGCCAGTACAGCGACAACAATTTTCTCAACTTTCTGCAGCGGAACACGAACGACGTCGTCGCGGCCGGCGATGAGGTTAGCAACGATTCGATCATCGCCACGGCGATGTCGCACGAATCGGCTGATTTGGcgaataataatagcaataacaGTAACGTGAAAGTCAACAACAGTGGCAATGGTGCTGAGATTGCGGAGAGTGGTGATGGAGCCGTGAATTGGCAAAATGCAAGGCAGAAAGCGGAAATCTTGGCGCATCCGTTGTATGAGCAGTTGTTATCCGCGCATGTGGCGTGCTTGCGCATAGCGACGCCGGTGGATCAGTTGCCGAGGATCGATGCGCAGCTTGCGCAGTCGCAACATGTTGTTTCCAAGTATTCGGCTCTCGGACATGGTAATTCGCAGATGCTTGGTGACGAGAAGGAGCTTGATCAGTTCATG ACACATTATGTTCTATTGCTTTGCTCCTTTAAAGAACAACTGCAACAACATGTTCGGGTCCATGCAATGGAAGCAGTAATGGCATGCTGGGAGATTGAACAATCCTTGCAAAGCTTAACAG GAGTTTCACCAGGTGAAGGCACAGGTGCAACAATGTCTGACGACGAGGAAGACCAGATAGATAGTGATGCCAACTTGTTTGATGGAAGTCTGGAGGGTGCAGACAGCATGGGATTTGGTCCTCTTGTCCCTACAGAGAGTGAAAGGTCCTTGATGGAACGAGTGAGGCAAGAGCTGAAGCATGAACTGAAACAG GGGTACAAGGAGAAAATTGTGGACATAAGGGAAGAAATTTTGCGCAAAAGAAGAGCAGGAAAACTTCCTGGTGACACTACTTCTGTCTTAAAATCTTGGTGGCAATCACATTCTAAGTGGCCATACCCTACA GAGGAGGACAAGGCAAAGCTGGTACAAGAAACAGGCTTGCAACTAAAGCAGATAAACAATTGGTTCATCAATCAGAGGAAGAGAAACTGGCACAGTAACCCTTCTACTTCCACTGTTTTGAAGAGCAAACGCAAAAG TAATGCAGGTGAAAACAGCGGTGGTGATCGGTTCATGTAA
- the LOC117912799 gene encoding homeobox protein knotted-1-like 3 isoform X2: MAFHNQLSQEMALQHFTEQHLRENASVLRTILPDHLAQSSPEGAGKAPENQQQPVQLGTGPTWLNHAIQLRQQSQYSDNNFLNFLQRNTNDVVAAGDEVSNDSIIATAMSHESADLANNNSNNSNVKVNNSGNGAEIAESGDGAVNWQNARQKAEILAHPLYEQLLSAHVACLRIATPVDQLPRIDAQLAQSQHVVSKYSALGHGNSQMLGDEKELDQFMTHYVLLLCSFKEQLQQHVRVHAMEAVMACWEIEQSLQSLTGVSPGEGTGATMSDDEEDQIDSDANLFDGSLEGADSMGFGPLVPTESERSLMERVRQELKHELKQGYKEKIVDIREEILRKRRAGKLPGDTTSVLKSWWQSHSKWPYPTEEDKAKLVQETGLQLKQINNWFINQRKRNWHSNPSTSTVLKSKRKR; this comes from the exons ATGGCGTTTCACAACCAGCTCTCACAAGAAATGGCACTACAGCATTTCACGGAACAACATTTGAGGGAAAACGCATCGGTTTTACGAACTATACTGCCGGACCATCTCGCACAGTCGTCCCCGGAGGGTGCCGGAAAGGCACCCGAGAATCAGCAGCAGCCGGTGCAGCTCGGAACTGGACCGACGTGGCTGAACCACGCGATTCAGCTCCGGCAACAGAGCCAGTACAGCGACAACAATTTTCTCAACTTTCTGCAGCGGAACACGAACGACGTCGTCGCGGCCGGCGATGAGGTTAGCAACGATTCGATCATCGCCACGGCGATGTCGCACGAATCGGCTGATTTGGcgaataataatagcaataacaGTAACGTGAAAGTCAACAACAGTGGCAATGGTGCTGAGATTGCGGAGAGTGGTGATGGAGCCGTGAATTGGCAAAATGCAAGGCAGAAAGCGGAAATCTTGGCGCATCCGTTGTATGAGCAGTTGTTATCCGCGCATGTGGCGTGCTTGCGCATAGCGACGCCGGTGGATCAGTTGCCGAGGATCGATGCGCAGCTTGCGCAGTCGCAACATGTTGTTTCCAAGTATTCGGCTCTCGGACATGGTAATTCGCAGATGCTTGGTGACGAGAAGGAGCTTGATCAGTTCATG ACACATTATGTTCTATTGCTTTGCTCCTTTAAAGAACAACTGCAACAACATGTTCGGGTCCATGCAATGGAAGCAGTAATGGCATGCTGGGAGATTGAACAATCCTTGCAAAGCTTAACAG GAGTTTCACCAGGTGAAGGCACAGGTGCAACAATGTCTGACGACGAGGAAGACCAGATAGATAGTGATGCCAACTTGTTTGATGGAAGTCTGGAGGGTGCAGACAGCATGGGATTTGGTCCTCTTGTCCCTACAGAGAGTGAAAGGTCCTTGATGGAACGAGTGAGGCAAGAGCTGAAGCATGAACTGAAACAG GGGTACAAGGAGAAAATTGTGGACATAAGGGAAGAAATTTTGCGCAAAAGAAGAGCAGGAAAACTTCCTGGTGACACTACTTCTGTCTTAAAATCTTGGTGGCAATCACATTCTAAGTGGCCATACCCTACA GAGGAGGACAAGGCAAAGCTGGTACAAGAAACAGGCTTGCAACTAAAGCAGATAAACAATTGGTTCATCAATCAGAGGAAGAGAAACTGGCACAGTAACCCTTCTACTTCCACTGTTTTGAAGAGCAAACGCAAAAG GTGA
- the LOC117913054 gene encoding uncharacterized protein LOC117913054 has protein sequence MESYGDTPAQSPNHRIKFSMCLCCCFRGLELAGSLSKRRLVGRSSAWLRSTARELPVIKEKCRNLMARMRKRHRNSVDFSYDPLSYALNFDDGENDEAQMMKSFSARLPALPPQGKCAVHPTVAMPEIVACG, from the coding sequence ATGGAGTCTTATGGTGATACTCCGGCGCAATCGCCGAATCATAGGATTAAGTTTTCCATGTGTCTTTGTTGCTGTTTCCGGGGGCTGGAATTAGCCGGATCGTTATCGAAGCGGCGGTTGGTAGGACGGTCGTCCGCGTGGCTGAGATCGACGGCGCGTGAGTTACCCGTGATTAAGGAGAAGTGCCGGAACCTGATGGCTCGTATGCGGAAAAGGCACCGGAACTCGGTGGATTTCAGTTACGATCCGTTGAGCTACGCTCTAAATTTCGACGATGGAGAGAATGATGAGGCTCAAATGATGAAGAGTTTTTCGGCGAGATTGCCGGCGTTACCGCCGCAGGGGAAGTGCGCGGTGCATCCGACTGTGGCAATGCCGGAGATCGTAGCGTGTGGTTGA